From a single Notolabrus celidotus isolate fNotCel1 chromosome 7, fNotCel1.pri, whole genome shotgun sequence genomic region:
- the aspscr1 gene encoding tether containing UBX domain for GLUT4, which yields MAATGTAVTVLTPNGRRQTVKVSANTPLLQVLEDVCKKHGFNPDDHGLKFQRTTVDLSLPWRFANLPNNAKLEIVTSTRKQAAAESQVRIALQMEDGSRLQDSFSCGQTLWDLLSHFPQIRVSELSESGSTPTCVYMRDEVSGEEALKKASLKSLGLTGGNAIIRFLFKKNKLEGDEDGMDATKATAMPIKPAAKKTTPSPDAAPTHPETSTAKVPTKASIPDRPMETQPVPTPAAATSTLPVQQEVVKNSQNAVRPKVPAADREVSQEDGEKAGPSGLDSHPSASASSSSSSAFIAPSDPFIPFSGGGQRLGGPGGGAGGRSLSSSSSFSSLAAAVESPKAKKAKPSQGSGAKSSSNLSHPDEDMDQGEQFLEPVEREPLIYHPDSMSCRSEDNQDLPDEFFEVTVDDIRKRFAQLKSERKTLEEAPLMTKSLRETQMKEKMERYPKVVLRVQFPDRHVLQGFFRPLETVGAVRQFVRTHLEDPQLSFYLFITPPKTILNDSSATLFQADLFPGALVYFGSDVRTDFYIKRELLQSSVSTVQANQSIASCMLRSPSPVTSSAGREDPPHPSEPRPDTCGSTQNEPDPSAQTPAAKPARSDPGKVPKWLKLPGKK from the exons ATGGCAGCCACTGGCACAGCTGTAACGGTTCTCACTCCAAATGGGAGAAGACAGACAGTTAAAGTGTCAGCTAACACACCTTTATTACAG GTGCTGGAAGATGTCTGCAAGAAACATGGATTTAACCCGGACGATCACGGTTTAAA GTTTCAGAGAACTACTGTTGACCTCTCGCTGCCATGGAGGTTCGCTAACCTGCCAAACAACGCTAAACTAGAAATAGTGACGAGCACGAGGAAACAGGCCGCGGCTGAGAGCCAG GTGCGGATTGCTCTTCAGATGGAGGACGGCTCCCGGCTCCAGGACTCCTTCTCGTGTGGACAGACTCTGTGGGACCTACTCTCCCATTTTCCCCAAATCAG AGTGTCCGAGCTTTCGGAGTCAGGATCCACCCCCACGTGTGTTTACATGAGAGATGAG gTGAGTGGGGAAGAAGCATTGAAGAAGGCCTCTCTGAAGTCTCTGGGTCTCACAGGAGGAAACGCCATCATCAG GTTTTTATTCAAAAAGAACAAACTGGAAGGAGATGAAGATGGCATGGATGCCACTAAAGCAACTGCAATGCCAATCAAACCCGCTGCAAAGAAAACCACACCAAGCCCTGATGCTGCTCCGACACATCCAGAGACATCAACAGCTAAGGTGCCAACGAAGGCTTCAATCCCAGACAGACCAATGGAAACTCAACCTGTGCCAACTCCTGCCGCTGCAACAAGCACACTCCCTGTTCAACAGGAAGTTGTTAAAAACTCCCAGAATGCAGTGCGGCCAAAGGTTCCTGCTGCTGACAGAGAAGTGTCACAGGAGGACGGCGAGAAAGCAGGGCCATCAGGACTGGACTCTCACCCGTCTGCTtccgcttcttcttcttcttcctccgcCTTTATCGCTCCCTCGGATCCTTTCATTCCCTTCTCTGGTGGCGGTCAGCGCCTCGGGGGTCCAGGAGGAGGGGCAGGGGGGCGCTCtttatcttcatcatcatcattttcatcTCTGGCTGCTGCTGTAGAGTCACCCAAAGCAAAGAAAGCCAAACCCAGCCAAGGCTCAGGTGCCAAG AGTTCGAGCAACTTAAGCCATCCAGATGAGGACATGGATCAGGGGGAGCAGTTCTTAGAG CCGGTGGAGCGGGAGCCTCTCATCTACCACCCGGACTCCATGTCCTGCCGCTCTGAGGACAACCAGGATCTGCCGGACGAGTTCTTCGAGGTGACGGTGGATGACATACGCAAGCGCTTCGCCCAGCTGAAGAGTGAGAG GAAGACGCTGGAGGAGGCTCCACTGATGActaaatctctgagagagacgcagatgaaggagaagatggagagatATCCCAAA GTGGTCCTGAGGGTCCAGTTTCCAGACAGACATGTTCTACAAGGCTTCTTCAGGCCCCTGGAGacag TTGGTGctgtgaggcagtttgtgaggacTCACCTGGAGGATCCTCAGCTCAGTTTCTACCTGT TCATCACGCCACCAAAAACCATCCTGAACGACTCCTCGGCTACACTGTTTcag GCCGACTTGTTTCCTGGAGCTCTGGTGTACTTCGGCTCAGACGTCAGGACAG ACTTCTACATAAAGAGGGAGCTGCTGCAGTCCTCAGTCTCAACCGTACAAGCTAACCAGTCCATTGCGAG ctgcatgctccggtcCCCTTCACCCGTCACCAGCTCTGCAGGCCGAGAAGATCCGCCGCATCCCTCAGAGCCGAGACCCGACACCTGCGGGTCCACACAGAACGAGCCGGACCCGTCTGCACAAACCCCGGCTGCTAAACCAGCAAGGTCCGACCCGGGCAAGGTGCCAAAGTGGCTCAAGCTTCCAG gtaaaaaataa